A single genomic interval of Nitrospirota bacterium harbors:
- the secE gene encoding preprotein translocase subunit SecE, translating into MLKKVKEFFKEVKIEIKKVVFPSKDDLIGSTWVVIITVLIISLFLGIVDFGLSKLVGIALR; encoded by the coding sequence ATGTTAAAGAAAGTTAAAGAGTTTTTTAAAGAGGTAAAGATTGAAATTAAAAAAGTAGTTTTTCCATCAAAGGATGACCTTATTGGTTCAACATGGGTGGTAATAATTACAGTTTTGATAATTTCATTATTTTTAGGAATAGTTGATTTCGGCCTATCAAAGTTGGTTGGGATAGCGTTAAGGTAA